The segment accaaaccaatttataccgGTCTAACTTCGATAAGTTTCTCTCAAACTCGTCTGGAGTCTAACCACACTAGTACCAAACTCGATGTTTCAAATTGCGATTAAAGAACATTTAATGTGTTGTCCAGTAAATTTCCCTATAATAAACAAGTGAAATAATACATGTTGTCCATAAATACAAGTAACCAAATCTCCACAAGCGCTAAGATTCACAACCAGattaaaaaattcaacaaaCTTTGTAGAATTGAATTAAGGAAATGACAGACCATGTTCCGTTTGAAACTTTGAATTATTACATATTATTAACACtagaaaaaatgataaaaatcataatttacagattttttttaatttcaaaactaTTAACAACAATTAgcatttaaacaaaataaactatGAACAAAAGATTcacaaaaaaagtttaattaaGTTTTTGGTCACCGTGTTTTACCAGAAACAGCCACATGCGAAATCATAATCTACAGATTTTTGTATTTCAAAACTATTAACAACAATTAGCATTCAATATTTCAAAACTATTAACAACAATTAGCATTCAATATTTTTGCTGGTTTTTTCGTTGACATAtctaatatatattgttttgtgttttttcaAGTTGTGTTAAGCGCACACAAGATGGACTATAAGTAGAAGGCAAATGCAAAGTTTATCTACAAACCGATTGTTGGttgaatgatatattatttttgctgatgttttattatttttagggAAGCTCTAAAGGGGCGCTTGTAAACCTTGAATGTAACCGTGGTGTTGGCTTTGCCATCCCGATAGATACTGTTTTGAAGGTGATGAAGGAAAGAAAGTTGTTACGCCAGGctaaaatatgattgatttcATGAACTAACTGAGGTTTGATTTCTTTCTACTTTATTAAGAGACAGTGCTGGTTAGTGTTTAtgagttaattaatttttggtCACCATGATTTTACCAGAAGCAATCATATGCGGAAActcttcttgtttttcttttctatctTGTATGATTATGATCTTCTCATTCTGTAATGTTCTTTGATCAATAGAACAATGTAATGAACGATACAAGTGCACAGAATCGACACGGTTCATCCAAAGAACACCAAGAAGATCAATACCAAGATCGTTGTCACGGGTTTTCTTTAGATTCTCATTCAATACACAACTCTGTTTTTCTCTGTTAGCAACTTTGTATTCTTTTTCTATTTCTCCTCCTCTACTTTTGATTTGTTAGTAAATCATGATACATTACTTTTGATTTAGGCTAGACCGTTGATGTTGTAACAAAAGGACAGGGTTTTAAGACATTTATTTCAAATTAACCGAAACACCAAGCCAATTTAGACTGGTCTGACTTTGGTAAGTTTCCCTCAAACCGGCCTAACTAACTAGTACCGAACTCCATGTTTCAAATTGCAGTTAAAGAACATTTAATATATTGTTCAGTAAATTTCCCTATAGAAACCAACCGTTAGTATAATAAACAAGTGAAAATAGTTCATGTTGTCCAAAAATACAAGTAGACCCTAAAATTCTCAATCAGATTAAACATTCAACTAATTATGTAGAACTGAATCAAGGAATGACGGAAACTTTGAATAATTACATATCATTAACAAtagaaaaatgataaaaatcaCAATTTACAGATTTTTGTATTTCAAAACTATTAACAACTATTAAcgtttaaacaaaataaactatgcacaaaacattcaaaaaaaaaagaagttaattaAGTTTTCGTCGTGTTTTACCCGGAGCAACCAGATGCGGAAacttcttcttgtttttcttttcggTCTCATGTTGTGATGATCCTCTCCTTCTGCAATGTTCCTTGATCAATGGAACCAAGTACCAAACTATACAAGTGCACATGATCGATACTGTTCGTCCAAAGAACACGAAGAAGATTAGAACCAAGATTGTTGTCACGGGTAAAAAATGCTTCGGTCTTGAaatcttcttcagattctcgTTCAATACACAGCTCTGTTTCTGCTCTGTTACCAACTCTGTTTTCTTTGTTTCGTTTTCCTCTTCCACTTTTGTTTCGATCTTGACGTTTAAATCATCTTGAGAATCCTTCTTCTTGGTTACCTTCTTTGTCTTGATCATGATAGGGACGCACTCTCCCGAGCTTTTGAACACAAACCGAACAAGTGGCGGCCCATCTGAGTCGACCCTCGTTGCGTAAATGCTTTGTCTCTTCTCGTCTAGGTCGGAGAGAAGTGCAGAGAACTTTTCGAGTCCGAGATCTGAATAAgggttctttctttctttcctcGATCTCTTCCTTGAGGAAAATAGACTCACCATTTAAGAGATTGAAGTTTTTCTAACTGTGATGTTGTTGTTAGGGTTTAGTATTGGGACAAGATAGATGGCTTTCTTGTAATGATGATGAGACTTGTCTTTAAGACTAGGATGTGATTTTCTCGTATAAACAAATAGTTTGGTGATTTGACCAGATCTCATTAAATGTTATAAGATTGTTCGGATCACGTACTTTAGGCACTTTCTTTTTGTCCTGGGCACGAGTAGAATAGTTTCCACATTAATAAAAGACGTCATCTCAGATGTATTCTGGCTGACCTTAGTGGTTGACTTTCTTGCAGGAGAATCAAAGACTTTTTTTCCATGATGGCCCTACTTTTATTCAAACATTGGATGTGTTTAGAAAAGATAGATTGAAATATATGCACTATTTAGATAAAGtggaataaacaaaaaaaaataacatcaaAACAAAAAGGAACAAATCACGTGTTGAACAAAAAGAAGAGAGCAAATCATGTGATTATGGGAGGGTAAACAATGCAATTAGTTCTTCTAAAAATAAGGCATGCAATTATAGTTCTCTTAGCTTAGGGCTTTAAAGATAACATAGACATccgtatatatttttttaaaaaacttatgtTTGGTTTCGATTTGGTAAATTTTGCTGCAAAGAAGGCCTAATCTTATTCGATCATATATGATTGTGAAAGGAGATCATAGCGCGTTcgtaaaatatttgtatatatcaAGTCTTTGTCCCATAATAATCACGCGTTAGATTAAACTAGTTGAGGGTTTttgttgaaaatatttttttaaaaagggcACCTAAATTGAATTTTAGGGCTTTTGAATCTTTGAGCAAGgttgaagaaaatgaaaacttgtGTAATACGCAGAACATCTATTTTCATTTAAAAGCATTTATTCACAGGATAGCCTTACACTTCACCAGAGGTTGTCTCCATAACAGTTTTGATATTGCAACGTTGTTCCATATAATGGAACATTGTACCACAAGAGCTGTTTCAAGTGTACACATAGAGGCTGCACG is part of the Brassica rapa cultivar Chiifu-401-42 chromosome A09, CAAS_Brap_v3.01, whole genome shotgun sequence genome and harbors:
- the LOC103843310 gene encoding uncharacterized protein LOC103843310; this translates as MVSLFSSRKRSRKERKNPYSDLGLEKFSALLSDLDEKRQSIYATRVDSDGPPLVRFVFKSSGECVPIMIKTKKVTKKKDSQDDLNVKIETKVEEENETKKTELVTEQKQSCVLNENLKKISRPKHFLPVTTILVLIFFVFFGRTVSIMCTCIVWYLVPLIKEHCRRRGSSQHETEKKNKKKFPHLVAPGKTRRKLN